A window of Rhabdothermincola salaria contains these coding sequences:
- the ftsE gene encoding cell division ATP-binding protein FtsE encodes MITLEHVTKTYKGSTVALRDASLEIAKGEFVFLVGASGSGKSTFIRLLNKEETPEDGKIYVAGKDIGLLSNWKVPFLRRNIGCVFQDYKLLSNKTAYENVAFALEVIGRPRSVIQTQVPAILDLVGLGHKAASFPDELSGGEQQRVSVARAFVNRPLILLADEPTGNLDPATSVGIMRLLDRINKTGTTVVMATHDRGIVDTMRRRVIELDRGSIVRDQVRGVYE; translated from the coding sequence ATGATCACGCTCGAACACGTCACCAAGACCTACAAGGGATCCACCGTCGCCCTGCGCGACGCCAGCCTCGAGATCGCCAAGGGCGAGTTCGTGTTCCTGGTCGGCGCCTCGGGGTCGGGCAAGTCCACGTTCATCCGTCTGTTGAACAAGGAAGAGACCCCGGAGGACGGCAAGATCTACGTCGCCGGCAAGGACATCGGGTTGCTCTCGAACTGGAAGGTGCCCTTCCTGCGGCGCAACATCGGGTGCGTCTTCCAGGACTACAAGCTGCTGAGCAACAAGACCGCCTACGAGAACGTCGCCTTCGCCCTGGAGGTCATCGGACGGCCTCGTAGCGTCATCCAGACCCAGGTGCCGGCCATCCTCGACCTGGTGGGCCTCGGGCACAAGGCCGCCAGCTTCCCCGACGAGCTCTCCGGTGGTGAGCAGCAGCGGGTCTCGGTGGCCCGCGCCTTCGTGAACCGGCCGCTCATCCTCCTGGCCGACGAGCCCACCGGCAACCTCGACCCGGCGACGTCGGTGGGCATCATGCGGCTGCTGGACCGCATCAACAAGACGGGCACCACCGTGGTGATGGCCACGCACGATCGCGGCATCGTCGACACGATGCGGCGCCGGGTGATCGAGCTCGACCGCGGCTCGATCGTCCGTGACCAGGTACGCGGCGTCTACGAGTAG
- a CDS encoding SDR family NAD(P)-dependent oxidoreductase, translating into MDQLEGKVVIVTGGASGIGLAVAHRFAAEGARLVLADIEAPALDEASASFAPGAEVVTVVTDVSEADQVDALRDRAIEAFGAVHVVCNNAGVGGGGPMQDLTLSDWDWVLGVNLWGVIHGVRTFLPHLLEQGEGHIVNTASVAGLYSAPFMGPYNVSKYGVVSLSETLAVELAMAESPVGVSVLCPSWVKTNIATSTRNRPDDGSAPTAEEQAGIAAIVEHFLTTGMEATDVAEHVVEAVRTNTFWILTHDETPGAVEQRTRAILERAAPPLLMH; encoded by the coding sequence ATGGATCAGCTCGAGGGCAAGGTCGTCATCGTCACCGGGGGGGCCAGCGGCATCGGCCTGGCGGTGGCGCACCGCTTCGCCGCGGAAGGCGCCCGGCTGGTCCTGGCCGACATCGAGGCCCCGGCCCTCGACGAGGCCTCGGCCTCGTTCGCACCCGGCGCCGAGGTCGTCACGGTGGTCACCGATGTCTCCGAGGCCGACCAGGTCGATGCCCTGCGTGACCGGGCCATCGAGGCGTTCGGCGCCGTCCACGTCGTCTGCAACAACGCCGGCGTCGGGGGCGGTGGGCCCATGCAGGACCTGACGCTCAGCGACTGGGACTGGGTGCTGGGTGTCAACCTGTGGGGCGTCATCCACGGTGTGCGCACGTTCCTGCCCCACCTGCTCGAGCAGGGCGAGGGCCACATCGTGAACACCGCTTCGGTGGCCGGGCTCTACTCGGCGCCGTTCATGGGCCCCTACAACGTCTCCAAGTACGGCGTCGTGTCGCTGTCGGAGACCCTGGCCGTCGAGCTGGCCATGGCGGAGTCGCCGGTGGGCGTGTCGGTGCTGTGCCCCTCCTGGGTCAAGACCAACATCGCCACGTCCACCCGGAACCGTCCCGACGACGGTTCGGCGCCCACCGCCGAGGAGCAGGCCGGCATCGCGGCCATCGTCGAGCACTTCCTCACCACGGGCATGGAGGCCACCGACGTGGCCGAGCACGTGGTGGAGGCGGTGCGCACCAACACGTTCTGGATCCTCACCCACGACGAGACCCCCGGTGCCGTCGAGCAGCGCACCCGGGCCATCCTCGAACGGGCCGCACCGCCGCTGCTGATGCACTGA
- a CDS encoding SIS domain-containing protein — translation MILDSLGMFDATAAFPEQVAIAADAATEVLASAVLPAHDDIQHVVVVGMGGSGIAGDVVREVAGPLMAVPVVVHKGYGVPNFVDETTLVVAVSFSGNTEETLESVADAAMDGARVVTVSNGGALSELAADWGVPHLPVADGIPMPRAALGALAVPPLLLLERVGLFPGGRSWVDAAVTQLHRRRDALINEGNEAQVLAHRLGRSFPLVYGGNGLGGLAALRWKNQFNENAKVPAFYNQLPEATHNEIAGWGQDGDVTRQIMQLVLLRHDFEHPQVMRRFDLVVDYLDEVVGAVHTVAAEGDGMLAQLLDLCLFGDMASLHAAVEQGVDPGPIPVLDDIKRRLAEPVE, via the coding sequence GTGATCCTCGACTCCCTGGGGATGTTCGACGCCACCGCCGCGTTCCCCGAACAGGTCGCCATCGCCGCCGACGCCGCCACCGAGGTGCTGGCATCGGCCGTCCTGCCGGCCCACGACGACATCCAACACGTCGTGGTCGTCGGCATGGGGGGCAGCGGCATCGCCGGCGACGTGGTCCGCGAGGTGGCGGGTCCGCTCATGGCCGTGCCGGTCGTGGTGCACAAGGGCTACGGCGTCCCCAACTTCGTCGACGAGACCACGCTGGTGGTGGCGGTGTCGTTCTCGGGCAACACCGAGGAGACCCTCGAGTCCGTTGCCGACGCGGCCATGGACGGTGCCCGGGTGGTCACGGTGTCCAACGGTGGGGCCCTCTCCGAGCTGGCGGCCGACTGGGGCGTGCCCCACCTCCCCGTCGCCGACGGGATCCCGATGCCGCGAGCGGCCCTCGGTGCCCTGGCCGTGCCGCCGTTGCTCCTGCTCGAGCGCGTCGGGCTGTTCCCCGGCGGGCGATCCTGGGTCGACGCGGCCGTCACCCAGCTCCATCGCCGTCGCGACGCGCTGATCAACGAGGGCAACGAGGCCCAGGTGCTGGCCCACCGGCTGGGCCGCTCCTTCCCGCTGGTCTACGGCGGCAACGGCCTCGGTGGTCTGGCCGCGCTGCGTTGGAAGAACCAGTTCAACGAGAACGCCAAGGTGCCGGCGTTCTACAACCAGCTGCCCGAGGCCACCCACAACGAGATCGCCGGGTGGGGCCAGGACGGCGACGTCACCCGTCAGATCATGCAGCTGGTCCTGTTGCGCCACGACTTCGAGCACCCCCAGGTGATGCGCCGCTTCGACCTCGTCGTCGACTACCTCGACGAGGTCGTGGGGGCGGTGCACACCGTCGCCGCCGAGGGCGACGGGATGCTCGCCCAGCTGCTCGACCTGTGCCTGTTCGGCGACATGGCGTCGCTGCACGCGGCCGTCGAGCAGGGCGTCGATCCCGGTCCCATCCCCGTGCTCGACGACATCAAGCGGCGCCTGGCCGAGCCCGTCGAGTAG
- the prfB gene encoding peptide chain release factor 2: MKDYSDDLAALRRRLDEARVYLRIDELREARPQLEVEASRPDLWDDADQARKVTGELSSVVEDIELYERLEGGIADGETLFELGREEADDSVEAEIAEALEALGTDFGELELRALFTGEHDDSDALCELQSGEGGADAQDWTEMLLRMYLRWAERSGFEVELAEASAGSEAGLSSASFVVRGRHAYGRLRSEHGVHRLVRISPFNAQGKRQTAFAALKVTPFLDDVPDIEIDEKDLRVDTYRSSGAGGQHVNVTDSAVRITHLPTGVVTSCQNERSQHQNKDVAMQMLRAKLAERQREEREAELSAIRGEQRSVGFGSQIRSYVLQPYQMVKDLRSEHETGNVDAVLDGALDGFMEAYLRWERSASDPAAE; the protein is encoded by the coding sequence ATGAAGGACTACTCCGACGACCTCGCCGCGCTCCGGCGCCGACTCGACGAGGCGCGCGTCTACCTGCGCATCGACGAGCTGCGCGAGGCCCGCCCTCAACTCGAGGTCGAGGCCAGCCGGCCCGACCTCTGGGACGACGCCGACCAGGCCCGCAAGGTGACCGGAGAGCTCTCCTCGGTCGTCGAGGACATCGAGCTCTACGAGCGCCTCGAGGGTGGCATCGCCGACGGCGAGACGCTCTTCGAGCTGGGCCGAGAGGAGGCGGATGACTCGGTCGAGGCCGAGATCGCCGAGGCCCTCGAGGCGCTCGGGACCGACTTCGGCGAGCTCGAGCTGCGGGCCCTCTTCACGGGCGAGCACGACGACTCCGACGCCCTCTGCGAGCTGCAGTCCGGTGAGGGCGGTGCCGATGCCCAGGACTGGACCGAGATGCTCCTGCGCATGTACCTGCGCTGGGCCGAGCGCTCCGGGTTCGAGGTCGAGCTGGCGGAGGCGTCCGCCGGGTCCGAGGCGGGGCTGTCGTCGGCGTCGTTCGTGGTCCGCGGCCGCCACGCCTACGGCCGCCTGCGCAGTGAGCACGGGGTGCACCGCCTGGTGCGCATCTCGCCGTTCAACGCCCAGGGCAAGCGCCAGACGGCCTTCGCCGCGCTGAAGGTGACGCCCTTCCTCGACGACGTCCCCGACATCGAGATCGACGAAAAGGACCTGCGCGTCGACACCTACCGTTCATCGGGCGCGGGCGGACAGCACGTCAACGTCACCGACTCGGCGGTGCGCATCACCCACCTGCCCACTGGTGTCGTGACCTCGTGCCAGAACGAGCGCAGCCAGCACCAGAACAAGGACGTGGCCATGCAGATGCTGCGGGCCAAGCTGGCGGAGCGCCAGCGCGAGGAGCGCGAAGCGGAGCTCTCGGCCATCCGGGGAGAGCAGCGGTCGGTGGGGTTCGGCAGCCAGATCCGCTCGTACGTGCTCCAGCCGTACCAGATGGTCAAGGACCTGCGTTCCGAGCACGAGACGGGCAACGTCGACGCCGTGCTCGACGGTGCGCTCGACGGCTTCATGGAGGCCTACCTGCGCTGGGAACGCAGCGCCTCGGACCCCGCCGCCGAGTGA
- the ahcY gene encoding adenosylhomocysteinase, translated as MTLTAQSTDDGLDYRVADLGLAAFGRKEIQLAEHEMPGLMALRAEYADAQPLAGARITGSLHMTIQTAVLIETLVVLGAEVRWASCNIFSTQDHAAAAVVVGPEGTVERPKGVPCFAWKGETLEEYWWCTEQILRWPDGSGPNMILDDGGDATLLVHKGVEYERAGVVPETGEDDSEEWAVVLETLRRTVAEEPELWHGVAQGIQGVTEETTTGVHRLYQMMEAGHLLFPAINVNDSVTKSKFDNLYGCRHSLIDGINRATDVMIGGKVAVVCGYGDVGKGCASSLRGQGARVIVTEVDPICALQAAMEGYQVARIEDVLDTADIFITATGNFNVITAEHMARMKHQAIVGNIGHFDNEIDMAGLKKMSDVQRVTIKPQVDEFVFPDGHSVIVLAEGRLLNLGCATGHPSFVMSNSFSNQVIAQIELFTHNDFYERRVYTLPKHLDEKVARLHLGALGVRLTELTEDQASYLGIPAEGPYKSDHYRY; from the coding sequence ATGACCCTCACCGCCCAGTCCACCGATGATGGCCTCGACTACCGCGTCGCCGATCTCGGCCTCGCCGCCTTCGGCCGCAAGGAGATCCAGCTCGCCGAGCACGAGATGCCCGGCCTCATGGCGTTGCGGGCCGAGTACGCCGATGCCCAACCCCTCGCTGGGGCCCGCATCACCGGCTCGCTGCACATGACGATCCAGACGGCCGTGCTCATCGAGACCCTCGTGGTCCTCGGTGCCGAGGTGCGCTGGGCCAGCTGCAACATCTTCTCCACCCAGGACCACGCCGCCGCCGCGGTCGTCGTCGGGCCGGAGGGCACCGTCGAGCGTCCCAAGGGCGTGCCGTGCTTCGCCTGGAAGGGCGAGACGCTCGAGGAGTACTGGTGGTGCACCGAGCAGATCCTGCGCTGGCCCGACGGCTCGGGCCCCAACATGATCCTCGACGACGGTGGCGACGCCACCCTGCTGGTGCACAAGGGCGTGGAGTACGAGCGTGCCGGCGTGGTGCCCGAGACCGGCGAGGACGACTCCGAGGAGTGGGCCGTCGTGCTCGAGACGTTGCGGCGCACGGTGGCCGAGGAGCCCGAGCTCTGGCACGGCGTCGCCCAGGGCATCCAGGGCGTCACCGAGGAGACCACCACCGGCGTGCACCGCCTGTACCAGATGATGGAGGCCGGGCACCTGCTGTTCCCGGCCATCAACGTCAACGACTCGGTCACCAAGTCCAAGTTCGACAACCTCTACGGATGCCGCCACTCCCTCATCGACGGCATCAACCGGGCCACCGACGTGATGATCGGCGGCAAGGTGGCCGTGGTCTGCGGCTACGGCGACGTCGGGAAGGGCTGCGCGTCGTCGCTGCGCGGCCAGGGAGCCCGGGTCATCGTCACCGAGGTCGATCCCATCTGCGCTCTGCAGGCGGCCATGGAGGGCTACCAGGTGGCTCGCATCGAGGACGTCCTCGACACCGCCGACATCTTCATCACCGCCACCGGCAACTTCAACGTGATCACGGCCGAGCACATGGCCCGCATGAAGCACCAGGCCATCGTCGGCAACATCGGCCACTTCGACAACGAGATCGACATGGCCGGCCTCAAGAAGATGAGCGACGTGCAGCGGGTCACCATCAAGCCCCAGGTCGACGAGTTCGTGTTCCCCGACGGGCACTCGGTCATCGTGCTGGCCGAGGGCCGGCTGTTGAACCTGGGCTGCGCCACCGGCCACCCCAGCTTCGTGATGTCCAACAGCTTCTCGAACCAGGTGATCGCCCAGATCGAGCTGTTCACCCACAACGACTTCTACGAGCGCAGGGTGTACACCCTGCCCAAGCACCTCGACGAGAAGGTGGCCCGCCTCCACCTCGGCGCCCTGGGCGTGCGCCTCACCGAGCTCACCGAGGACCAGGCCAGCTATCTCGGCATCCCGGCCGAGGGGCCCTACAAGTCCGACCACTACCGCTACTGA
- the secA gene encoding preprotein translocase subunit SecA: protein MGMFDKLLRTGEGKKLRALQSLVPDIGSYEDEMRALSDTELTAKTADFRQRLDNGATLDDVLIEAFAVTREAASREIGQRHYDVQLMGGAALHFGWVAEMKTGEGKTLVSTLPVYLNALAGKGVHVVTVNDYLATRDAEWMGQVHRRLGLDIGLVIPGQYDAAHKRAQYACDITYGTNNEFGFDYLRDNMAMSRADQVQRGHNYCIVDEIDSILIDEARTPLIISGRVADAANIYYQFASIVRGLKRDVHYEFDEEKRTVAPTDEGVEAVEKALGIENMYDEVSQNLVHQFQAALKAKELFRRDKDYLLQNGEVKIVDEFTGRILEGRRWSEGLHQAVEAKEGVKIKEENQTLATVTLQNYFRMYEKLAGMTGTALTEAAELDGTYGLQVVPIPTHRDLARVDQPDLIYKTEDAKFDAVVDDIAERSEAGQPVLVGTVSVAKSEKLSRFLEKRGVPHHVLNAKLHFREADVVAQAGRLGAVTVATNMAGRGVDILLGGNAEGLAERDLAAEGLEPDSEEGQARLAELLAHYEAETDGEGAKVRELGGLYVLGTERHESRRIDNQLRGRSGRQGDPGESRFYLSLEDDLMRLFATGAMNWVMGRALPDDVPIEAKMVTKAIERAQNTVEQRNAEIRKNVLKYDEVMNEQRKVIYRRRDQILDQADLRDEAIEYLAEAVDGVISTFCVSDLAEEWDLEGLVAEVGTFWPSQLTVDDLRAHCVSTDDLYEHLMAEATTHYEAREAEFGPEAMRQVERQVMLRIIDQKWREHLYEMDYLQEGINLRAMGQKDPLVEWQRDGYAMFGSMMQSIAVDFVKYVMHAQVTVAEQPKLQAPVAVKDMMYTAPVDPSEAPSSLAEAARAQAAAEGVEPPPVAPDDEVTQQPVVKSDWDKTPRNAPCPCGSGKKFKLCHGQ, encoded by the coding sequence ATGGGCATGTTCGACAAGCTCCTCCGTACCGGCGAGGGCAAGAAGCTGAGGGCGCTGCAGAGCCTGGTACCCGACATCGGGTCCTACGAGGACGAGATGCGCGCGCTCTCCGACACCGAGCTCACGGCCAAGACCGCCGACTTCCGCCAGCGCCTCGACAACGGTGCCACCCTCGACGACGTGCTCATCGAGGCCTTCGCCGTCACCCGGGAGGCTGCCAGCCGGGAGATCGGCCAACGCCACTACGACGTGCAGCTCATGGGCGGCGCCGCCCTGCACTTCGGGTGGGTGGCCGAGATGAAGACCGGTGAGGGCAAGACCCTCGTGTCGACCCTGCCGGTGTACCTCAACGCCCTGGCCGGCAAGGGCGTGCACGTCGTCACGGTCAACGACTACCTGGCCACACGCGACGCCGAGTGGATGGGGCAGGTCCACCGCCGCCTCGGGCTCGACATCGGCCTGGTGATTCCCGGTCAGTACGACGCGGCCCACAAGCGCGCCCAGTACGCCTGCGACATCACCTACGGCACCAACAACGAGTTCGGCTTCGACTACCTGCGCGACAACATGGCGATGAGCCGCGCCGACCAGGTCCAGCGGGGCCACAACTACTGCATCGTCGACGAGATCGACTCGATCCTCATCGACGAGGCCCGCACGCCCCTCATCATCTCCGGGCGCGTCGCCGACGCCGCCAACATCTACTACCAGTTCGCCTCGATCGTCCGGGGCCTCAAGCGCGACGTCCACTACGAGTTCGACGAGGAGAAGCGCACCGTCGCCCCCACCGACGAAGGTGTGGAAGCGGTCGAGAAGGCGCTCGGCATCGAGAACATGTACGACGAGGTCTCCCAGAACCTCGTCCACCAGTTCCAGGCCGCCCTCAAGGCCAAGGAGCTGTTCAGGCGGGACAAGGACTACCTCCTGCAGAACGGCGAGGTGAAGATCGTCGACGAGTTCACCGGGCGCATCCTCGAGGGCCGTCGTTGGTCAGAGGGCCTCCACCAGGCCGTCGAGGCCAAGGAGGGCGTGAAGATCAAAGAGGAGAACCAGACCCTCGCCACGGTCACCCTCCAGAACTACTTCCGGATGTACGAGAAGCTGGCCGGTATGACCGGCACGGCCCTCACCGAGGCGGCCGAGCTCGACGGCACCTACGGCTTGCAGGTCGTTCCCATCCCCACCCACCGCGACCTGGCCCGCGTCGACCAGCCGGACCTGATCTACAAGACCGAGGACGCCAAGTTCGACGCGGTGGTCGACGACATCGCCGAGCGCAGCGAGGCGGGCCAGCCGGTGCTCGTCGGCACCGTCTCGGTCGCCAAGAGCGAGAAGCTGTCGCGCTTCCTCGAGAAGCGGGGCGTGCCCCACCACGTGCTCAACGCCAAGCTGCACTTCCGGGAGGCAGACGTCGTCGCCCAGGCCGGGCGGCTGGGTGCGGTGACGGTGGCCACCAACATGGCCGGACGTGGTGTCGACATCCTCCTCGGCGGCAACGCCGAGGGGCTCGCCGAGCGAGACCTGGCGGCCGAGGGGCTCGAGCCGGACTCCGAGGAAGGACAGGCCCGTCTGGCCGAGCTGCTCGCCCACTACGAGGCCGAGACCGACGGCGAGGGCGCCAAGGTGCGCGAGCTCGGCGGTCTCTACGTGCTCGGCACCGAACGCCACGAGAGCCGCCGCATCGACAACCAGCTCCGCGGGCGTTCCGGCCGCCAGGGCGATCCGGGCGAGAGCCGGTTCTACCTGTCCCTCGAGGACGACCTCATGCGCCTGTTCGCCACCGGCGCCATGAACTGGGTGATGGGTCGGGCCCTGCCCGACGACGTGCCCATCGAGGCCAAGATGGTCACCAAGGCCATCGAGCGGGCGCAGAACACCGTCGAGCAGCGCAACGCGGAGATCCGCAAGAACGTGCTGAAGTACGACGAGGTCATGAACGAGCAGCGCAAGGTGATCTACCGGCGCCGCGACCAGATCCTCGACCAGGCCGACCTGCGCGACGAGGCCATCGAGTACCTGGCCGAGGCCGTCGACGGGGTGATCTCCACGTTCTGCGTGAGCGACCTCGCCGAGGAGTGGGACCTCGAGGGCCTGGTCGCCGAGGTGGGCACCTTCTGGCCGTCCCAGCTCACCGTCGACGACCTCCGCGCCCACTGCGTCTCCACCGACGACCTCTACGAGCACCTGATGGCCGAGGCCACCACCCACTACGAGGCCCGCGAGGCCGAGTTCGGTCCCGAGGCCATGCGTCAGGTCGAGCGCCAGGTCATGCTGCGCATCATCGACCAGAAGTGGCGCGAGCACCTCTACGAGATGGACTACCTGCAGGAGGGCATCAACCTGCGGGCCATGGGTCAGAAGGACCCGCTCGTCGAGTGGCAGCGCGATGGCTATGCCATGTTCGGCTCGATGATGCAGAGCATCGCCGTCGACTTCGTCAAGTACGTCATGCACGCCCAGGTCACCGTCGCCGAGCAGCCCAAGCTGCAGGCGCCGGTCGCCGTCAAGGACATGATGTACACGGCACCGGTCGACCCGAGCGAGGCCCCCAGCAGCCTCGCCGAGGCCGCTCGGGCCCAAGCGGCAGCCGAGGGCGTCGAGCCCCCACCGGTCGCCCCCGACGACGAGGTCACCCAGCAACCGGTCGTGAAGAGCGATTGGGACAAGACCCCGCGCAACGCCCCGTGCCCGTGCGGCTCGGGCAAGAAGTTCAAGCTCTGTCACGGCCAGTAG
- a CDS encoding Trm112 family protein yields MALDPQLLEILACPEDKGPLLYFADEQSLYNPRLKRRYDVRDDIPIMLIDEASSVDDAEHERLLAKAEAEGVRPTFEAAP; encoded by the coding sequence ATGGCCCTCGATCCCCAACTGCTCGAGATCCTCGCCTGCCCCGAGGACAAGGGGCCGCTGCTCTACTTCGCCGACGAGCAGTCGCTGTACAACCCCCGCCTCAAGCGCCGTTACGACGTGCGCGACGACATCCCCATCATGTTGATCGACGAGGCCAGCTCGGTCGACGACGCCGAGCACGAGCGGCTCCTGGCCAAGGCCGAGGCCGAAGGCGTCCGCCCCACCTTCGAGGCGGCGCCGTGA
- a CDS encoding ComF family protein translates to MWFPESCACCGLPGRSPCSSCTRALRPAPAAPVPHGLDSLGALVAYDDAARPLVVAVKYRNARSSLRTLAPAVASLAPRLGPHAVVTWAPTTGARRRERGFDQARVLAELVGRRLGRPVVGLLARTGTGHQTGQGRASRLAGPTFVVARRRVPTEVVVVDDVCTTGATLSAAAATLRVAGAQEVHGLVLARTPERRVAA, encoded by the coding sequence ATGTGGTTCCCGGAGTCCTGTGCCTGCTGCGGTCTCCCGGGGCGCTCCCCGTGCTCCTCGTGCACCCGTGCGCTGCGCCCGGCGCCCGCGGCGCCGGTGCCCCACGGGCTCGACTCGCTCGGCGCGCTGGTCGCCTACGACGACGCGGCTCGGCCTCTCGTGGTGGCGGTGAAGTACCGCAACGCCCGCTCCTCGCTGCGCACGCTGGCGCCGGCGGTGGCGTCGCTGGCCCCCCGGCTGGGCCCGCACGCGGTCGTCACCTGGGCCCCCACCACGGGGGCCCGCCGGCGTGAGCGTGGCTTCGACCAGGCCAGGGTGTTGGCCGAGCTGGTGGGCCGTCGCCTCGGACGTCCCGTCGTCGGGCTCCTGGCGCGCACGGGCACGGGGCACCAGACGGGGCAGGGGCGGGCGTCCCGCCTGGCCGGCCCCACCTTCGTGGTGGCCCGGCGTCGAGTCCCCACCGAGGTGGTCGTCGTCGACGACGTCTGTACGACCGGCGCCACGCTGTCGGCGGCGGCAGCCACGCTGAGGGTGGCGGGCGCGCAGGAGGTGCACGGGCTGGTGCTGGCCCGAACCCCCGAGCGTCGGGTGGCGGCGTGA
- a CDS encoding cell division protein FtsX, with the protein MPKLDYVVRETGSNLGRNVTITLASVLTVFISVLLVGAALMFNRAVENATQRWQGGIEFVVFMRVDANQDQVDSVADALDESPEIASVAYVDKDGAYDEFRSLFADSQEMIDSVAPDDLPSSFRVEPVDKDVEAVEALGSQFGDRPGVDSVVFASETIRFIQDISSRLTTGIFVVAAVLFVASGLLILNTIRMAMFARRREIEVMKLVGATNWFIRVPFMLEGLIQGFLGAIAAIGFLAVLRPFFLGWLPDSDDFPLIAGFTVGGAELISIFLLLGVAGILIGAIGAGIAVTRFLDV; encoded by the coding sequence ATGCCGAAGCTCGACTACGTCGTCCGCGAGACCGGGTCCAACCTGGGCCGCAACGTCACCATCACCTTGGCGTCGGTGCTCACCGTCTTCATCTCGGTGCTGCTGGTCGGTGCCGCTCTCATGTTCAACCGGGCAGTGGAGAACGCCACCCAGCGTTGGCAGGGCGGCATCGAGTTCGTCGTGTTCATGCGCGTCGACGCCAACCAGGACCAGGTCGATTCCGTGGCCGACGCCCTCGACGAGAGCCCCGAGATCGCCTCGGTCGCCTACGTCGACAAGGACGGCGCCTACGACGAGTTCCGCTCGCTGTTCGCCGATTCCCAGGAGATGATCGACAGCGTGGCGCCCGACGACCTGCCGTCGTCGTTCCGGGTCGAGCCCGTCGACAAAGACGTCGAGGCGGTGGAGGCGCTGGGATCGCAGTTCGGCGACCGGCCGGGCGTCGACAGCGTGGTGTTCGCCTCGGAGACGATCCGATTCATCCAGGACATCTCCAGTCGGCTGACCACCGGCATCTTCGTCGTCGCGGCCGTGCTGTTCGTCGCCTCGGGACTGCTCATCTTGAACACCATCCGGATGGCCATGTTCGCTCGGAGGCGCGAGATCGAGGTCATGAAGTTGGTGGGGGCCACCAACTGGTTCATCCGCGTGCCCTTCATGTTGGAGGGCCTCATCCAGGGCTTCCTGGGAGCGATCGCGGCCATCGGCTTCCTCGCCGTGCTGCGCCCGTTTTTCCTCGGCTGGCTCCCCGACAGCGACGACTTCCCGCTCATCGCCGGTTTCACCGTCGGAGGGGCCGAGCTGATCAGCATCTTCTTGTTGCTCGGGGTGGCCGGCATCCTCATCGGCGCCATCGGCGCCGGCATCGCCGTCACCCGCTTCCTCGACGTCTGA